The nucleotide sequence ATGCTGCCGTCCCCACCTGCCACCCTAAGATAGATGATGGGTAGCACCCTGGCTAGCTCCTTCATTCCATCCAGCCTCCCTCTGGCGAACTTCAAAATGGACTAACCCATAAtcaaaagtcagtcgactaacatCTGGGACGTGGATTTTTACAGCATCTGCACCCGGGCCATGCTATCCTAGCCCTCAAATATCGCTTTAAGATCCGTGCTACACAACTAACTTTctatatgattttttttgtttctctcacataAAACATATCTTCAAGTTCAAACCTATGCAGCGTGGCAAGGCTTTTtaactagaatctaggataaatctttcagaattttttgtccgacataaatactaaaattatgaattttttaaTCAAACAAAACGTATTTTATATACTATTTATGTTTTACAAAAAAAAactgaaagatttatcctagattctattTAGAAAACTTTACCATGCTGCATAGGTTTGAACTTGAAGATATGTTCTGTgtgggagaaacaaaaaagaaaaatgtgTTTGCACGAATCGCGATGCGAAAAAGAATGGCTAGATAGAGATGGCCTGGTGCAGGTGCTCTATTATATATTTCCCCTAACATCTGGCTATTGTGAAATAATTTTTCAGGCGAGTTATGAATAGCCGGTTGCCTTCGTACTATACCTCTAGAAGCTACAGCAACGGCAACCCGGAGGTAGAGCGTCTCGCCGTTGACAGCCATGCGCCCGTCGAGCATCTGCGTGTCGATGAGGTCCCCGACCCAGACGAGGCACCGGCTCACTTCCCCCTTGGCACTGCTGCTTTGCAGGTCGGCGTACGCGTAAGCCACGCACGAGCAGTTCGTCGCGCACCTCGCCGCGCACTCCTCCGCGCTCCGGTTGCCGCCCTCCAGCAAGAACTTGCCCGGCACCTTCATGCTCGGCATCGGCAGGAAGCCTGCCCCATCCAAGACGCCGCACGGCGGCAGCGCCTCCTTCCGCCGGCAGCCCTGATCGAACCTGCCGTCGCTCCACTCCGCCGCGTTCACCGGCTCGAAGCCGTCGAGGCACCTGCACGCCGCCGCCATGTTGTCGCAGTACCCGTACGCGCCGCAGTAGCCGTACCGGCTGCACCCGCTGGACCCTGGCCACGAGTCGAGCGTTGCCCAGGCCGACGCGGTGCCGTTCCAGCTGAAGACCTGGAACTCGCCGGAGCTGGTGATTACGTACCGAGTGGGCGAGGCGCCGTCGGAGACAGTGAAGGCCGTGGAGATCTCCTCGGTGGTGTCGACAACCGCCGTGTAGATGACGGTGCCAGCACCGATGTAGTTGGTGGTGACGGCGATCCCCGTCCACACGGGAGAGCGCCAGTAGGGGCGCGTCCCATTCCACAGGAGCAGCTGGATGTACGTACCGGGGTCCACGCCGTAGGAGAAGCTTCCCGGCGCCGGGTCGCCGGGGGACTTCCACGACACGAAGATGTCACCCCGCAGCGTCCGGTGGCTCATCCGGACCTTCATGCCCGGGATGAGGGTGTCCGTCGGGTGGTCGAAGCTCTGCCACAGCGCGGTCCCGTTCGGCGACCGGACGACTAGGTTGCCGTCGTTCTTAAGCACggcggacgaggacgaggacgagctaCCCACGGAGGACACGCCGGATGTCCAAAGAACGCCGCCGGAGGCGTCGGACAGGACGAGGGTGGTGTCGTTGGCCAgcgcgagcgccggggccgggccggaggaggaggaagtaCGGTTGGCGAAGATTGGTGTTTCCCGGTTGGCCACCCATACGACGGTGGGGCGGCCGGGGATGTTGTTGTACCATATGCCGAGGTACTGCCTGGCCGGGGTGGCATCGTCCGGGACGAAGAAGCCTAGAGCGAAGGCGCCGCCGTCGGACACGACGGACTTCCCGGGCAAGAGCAGCTCGCCGACGGCCAAGTGGTCGCCTGCCGGCGCGCAGGGACGCGGCAACAGGAGgcagacgacggcgacggcggcgacggtgcAGGTGGCTGAACGTGATAGATCCATATCTATCGACCAAGGCGCATGTAAACTGCAATGACTTGGTCTCCTGGTGGCAAAAACTGAAAAACATGAGTCGTGGAGGATGCCGTGCGGAACTGCGGATGTGCCCTGCTGTGGTCGCGCTTTAGTCCAGTCCACTGGTTGTTAGCGGCCAGTCGGCCACTATCGCGCCCGCGCCGCACGCGCAGAAATTTCTAACCGTCCAATCGTCTGAGCTCCAACTTTTCGACTCTGGTTGCTGAAAACCAGTCTAACCAAATGTCAAGGTGCTAGCTTATTTTTCTCCATATCACTTAAGAGCTAACTAGACTTTCTACATGGGACTAGCGCATCCTAGTCTTCTTTTTCATACTACTATTCAAGATCTTATGTTCGCACACAAAATTTCGAGAAAAATTCCGCGTGTACATCCGCACATCCTATGTGCACACACAAAATATCGGTGAAAAAGGACATTTTTATGGTATGTATGAAAAAGATAAAAAAAAAATGCCTTATGGATAACTGTAATCAAGCATAGAAagttgtcttttttacacaaggcACCATTTTTTTTCACGCACATATAGTGTCTGGATTTACACGCGAGATTTTTCTCTCCAATATTTGTAACTTTTTaaaatgtgtatttagacaatgAGTGTGTATATACCTATGCGCAAAGTGAATTTCCGCTAAATCTAAAAGCTCCCTAGGAAAGAAGCTCTGTGGTTGATCAAGCCTGTGGTGGGCCCATAAGACCCTCCTATCAGAGAGTGTATATTATTTTATTGCTGGATTTGAGCTGCCTGCCTTACCACTTTAGCAAACTAGCCGATCATATAAATTTTTGCATAGGTCCACTCCATGCATCACGATTTTTTTTCCATGTTTCTTGATTTCTCTGTTTTGTATTCCTATAACGTCCGAataattatgctacagtgaacctatgctaatgatgccacgtcatctctGATTACTGTTGCAAATCCCGCGATAGTTCAaacaattcaaatttaaatttgagtttttatcaaacatcaaaagttttcaaaatgttaaactaaaatgttcggagtgtgaaAATAAAAGCCTAGGTATTTAAGGTGAGGGAACCATGCTTTTATAAAAAACTAAATACTTAAAATGAagtaaagcagaaaagaaaataaagaaaaagaaaaaaaagacaaaacGAAAAAAAGGCCTCCTGACCAACTGGGCCAGATGGCCAAGCTAGCCGACCCACTTGGCCCAGCCGGCCCCCCTCACTCCCCTTATCCTCCCCAAAACCTAACTGCCCAACCCGGCGCCCCACACACCCACTCCACTCCCTcgatccccctcccctcccctccgcccCCCCGATTAGATCAGGGGGATCGACGCGCCGGTGCCGCCTGAacctcgccggagcaccaccaccgctcggatcgccgcgccgccgccctcctcctcaccggcctgcttcctctccgacgtcgtcgtccccgtcgccctccTCGCGCCCCATTGCCCATGCCCTACTCCTCCCCTGTGAGctccccctctctcctctctctgccGTGCCGCACGCTCACCTCACCATGGTCGCGCGCCTCACCTGCTGCTGCTGTCGCTACGAGTTGCGTGCCTTCCCTGCTCCCCTGCGCCTGTGTGCCGCTGCGCCCTTCCGTCCCTCGCGTGTGCGCCCAGCGCCGTCCCGCGcggcggcctcctccccgcgcgtgCTCGCCTGCCCCCACCCGCTGTGCGGCTGCTGCCTCTCCCACCCGCGCGACCCCGCTCCGGCACCCACTCCGCACCGCCCCGTTGCTGCGCTGCCGCCGACCGCGCCTCCCCGCTCCATCGCGGCCTCACTNNNNNNNNNNNNNNNNNNNNNNNNNNNNNNNNNNNNNNNNNNNNNNNNNNNNNNNNNNNNNNNNNNNNNNNNNNNNNNNNNNNNNNNNNNNNNNNNNNNNNNNNNNNNNNNNNNNNNNNNNNNNNNNNNNNNNNNNNNNNNNNNNNNNNNNNNNNNNNNNNNNNNNNNNNNNNNNNNNNNNNNNNNNNNNNNNNNNNNNNNNNNNNNNNNNNNNNNNNNNNNNNNNNNNNNNNNNNNNNNNNNNNNNNNNNNNNNNNNNNNNNNNNNNNNNNNNNNNNNNNNNNNNNNNNNNNNNNNNNNNNNNNNNNNNNNNNNNNNNNNNNNNNNNNNNNNNNNNNNNNNNNNNNNNNNNNNNNNNNNNNNNNNNNNNNGTGGCGCCCGCTGCCGGCGGCGCTCGCTGCGGCTCCGCGGTCCCGCCCGGGTCCGCCCCTACCACCATCGCCGCTCGCCTGCCTCCACGACGGCTAGCCCCCTCCAGCGACCTCCCGCGCCGTCACGCTCTGGCCCCCTCCGACCTTGCCCCGCTACCGGGCGGGCGATGGCTTCGCCCGCACCGCCCGTTCGGGCACGCCCGATCCGCTTGGCCCCTGGGCTAATGACAGGGGCCCCACCCCCTTGAAacgttaaaaaaagaattaaaaagagTTAAAAATGAATTTTAAATAAATGAATAAATTatcaatcaattaattaattaattaataaattaattctgttaactaaactaattaaccctAAATTAATCTACTAACTAATCTAATTAATCTATTAGTTAATTAGACAGCCCATGACATGCAGGATCCACACGttagtttgaccaagtcaactgactgttgaCTGCCGACATCACCCTgatatcatgctgacgtcataatggcatttcctaattaaattaattctgttaattctaaaaatgaattaaaactttgaaaattaatattaaataacccgtagctcggatgaaaaaactttgtacatgaaagttgctcagaacgacgtgacgaatccgaatacgcagcccgttcgtcagccacacatccctagcatagcgaacctgccacatttcacctctggttcatctgcccgaaaatgcaaaacaccggggatactttctcagatgtttccccccttcaccggtatcacctactaccgcgttagggcacacctagcaccactcattgttatgtcatgcatcatcatgcttatgtttgcattgtatttattgtttctttcccctcttctctccggtagactacgagaccgacgttgctgctgccctggtcgactacggagttgacgacccactactagggaaaaccttatacacaaaactttagcagtagcgcttgttaaaaaagctcACTACCACTAGACAACAGTAGCGCGTGCAAAATAAGCGCGCTGCAGATACATATATAGCAATAGCGCGTCTCGTCGGAAAAGcactactactaaaattccaaccactaagccgataggctacacatagtagtggCGATCTCTCAAGAACCGCGCTAGCGCTAATATTGTTATAGCAGCACGTTTaggtgtaaggcgctactgctaacgaaaataaaataaaatgaaaaacaaatagaaaagtaaatgaaaatgaaagaaatagaaaaaggagaaaggaaaaagtaaaatgtaaagaaaaataaacgaaaaagggaaaaaaggaggaaggcatagcagtagcgcgtttgctgaaacacgctatagctaacttagctataacgCGTTTTCAgtaacgcgctatagctaacttcgCTATAGCGCGTTTTCAGTAACGCGCTACCATTATGTTTCACTTAACCAGCGGTTTccttccccccggccaccacttctcccccaaatccctcgccccacttcgccgccgtctccccaattcatcgtcaccccacttcgccgccgtctcctgtcgGCGTCGatgcccgcaacctcaccgtctcccctgGAGGCCGCGCTCATCCTCACCGCCACCACCTGAGGCTACCCAGCCTCACCGCCACCGCCTCtcgggccgccctcgacctcaccgtcgccgccatcgacctcaccgccgccgccctcgatctcaccgccgccccagcccgcccaggaccgccgctgcctgataacccacaagtataggggatcgcaacagttttcgagggtagagtattcaacccaaatttattgattcgacacaaggggagccaaagaatattctcaagtattagcagttgagttgtcaattcaaccgcacctgggaaacttaatatctgtagcaaagtatttagtatggaagtgcggtaacagtggcaaaagtaacagttgcaattttgtagtaattgtaacagtggcaacggtaaagtaactaaacaaagatcaatatctgaaaagcttgtaggcattggatcagtgatggataattatgtcagatctgattcctcatgcaacagttataatatagggtgacacagaactagctccagttcatcaatgtaatgtaggcatgtattccgaatatagtcatacgtgcttatggaaaagaacatgcatgacatcttttgtcctaccctcctgtggcagcggggtcctattggaaactaagggatattaaggcctccttttaatagagtaccggaccaacgaattaacacttagtgaatacatgaactcctcaaactacggtcatcaccgggagtggtcccgactattgtcacttcagggttgccggatcataacacatagtaggtgactattgacttgcaagataggatcaagaactcacatatattcatgaaaacataataggttcagatatgaaatcatggcactcgggccctagtgacaagcattaagcataacaaagtcatagcaacatcaatctcagaacataatggatactagggatcaaaccctaacaaaactaacttgattaaatggtaatctcatccaacccatcaccgtccagcaagcctacgttggaattactcacgcacggcggtgagcatcatgaaatttgtgatggaggatggttgatgatgacgatggcgatggattaccctctccgaagccccgaacaaaCTCCAAACCAGgcttcccgagagagattagggattggcggtggctccgtgtcgtaaaatgcgatgaatccttctctctgatttttttctccccgaacgtgaatatatagagttggagttgaggtcggtggagcatcaggggggcccacgaggcaggggcgccccccacaccctcgtggacagggtgtgggcatgctggtcttgattctttcgccagtatattttattaattccaaaaatattctacgtgaagtttcaggtcattccgagaacttttatttctgcacaaaaataacaccatggcaattctgctgaaaacagcgccagtccgggttagttccattcaaatcatgcaagttagagtcgaaaacaagggcaaaagtgttttgaaaagtagatacgatggagacgtatcacttcccaagcccgagcccgccctccccgcccctgcctccgtcgccgagcacctccccNNNNNNNNNNNNNNNNNNNNNNNNNNNNNNNNNNNNNNNNNNNNNNNNNNNNNNNNNNNNNNNNNNNNNNNNNNNNNNNNNNNNNNNNNNNNNNNNNNNNNNNNNNNNNNNNNNNNNNNNNNNNNNNNNNNNNNNNNNNNNNNNNNNNNNNTCCTCTCTTTCTGcattttagagcaaaaattagtttagagcaaaagttagtttatagcaaaaaatttagttttgagcaaaagatgttaagtagtagcactacaaaaaaaagacacatccgtgacattttgggctgaacgattttttCTTCTGTCATACttttgacacttctatgacgataattgtgacaaaacccggtatcatcatagatgttgtgggctcctacttctatgacaaaaatcatgacagaaaatgggcttttcatcctgggcgggccagagacgcagctgcatgacattctttgggccgtccatgacgaaaaaaaccgtggtaaaagcgagggcgaggaaaatatcggggtgttcccagttatggtgggtgttcggggccgagcgatgcacataggtttgcgcgtttctctcgtacacacacgtgcatgggtgcgaggcgttgggctctagctgaacccgagcgaggcgtttgcctactgaacccgagcgattgatcgatggctattaactgaacccgatcgagcaattcctttgctactactgttaattgaagccgatcgatNNNNNNNNNNNNNNNNNNNNNNNNNNNNNNNNNNNNNNNNNNNNNNNNNNNNNNNNNNNNNNNNNNNNNNNNNNNNNNNNNNNNNNNNNNNNNNNNNNNNNNNNNNNNNNNNNNNNNNNNNNNNNNNNNNNNNNNNNNNNNNNNNNNNNNNNNNNNNNNNNNNNNNNNNNNNNNNNNNNNNNNNNNNNNNNNNNNNNNGGACCCcgtgatgttgcctctggatgaacaggaccccaatcgatcgagccggttggggctggatgaacaggaccccgtggagggctggatgaacaggacgaccccatggagggctggatgaacagtagatggtggaggggtggatgaacaatagtatgtggaggggtggttgaataggagcccgtggagagggctggttgaatagtagccggtggagtagcgcatggtgaagcctggatgaacaggatcccgtggatgaacagtcgcaggtggaggctggaggaggttgatggtggatgaacagtagcctgtggaggctggaggaggtcgacggtggagatgaacagtatcccatggagtcccgttttgcggtacgccacacccctcccgatgaacaggacccccgtttcaacctagcgctccaacacaagttcgtttcctccgttttgcgatacgccacacccctcccgatcaacaggaccgtgtttcaaccataggaggtccaacacaagtctattttctccgttctgcggtatgccagacccctcccgatgaacaggattccgtttcgaatgtggccggtcgaacacaaggccatttcctccgttctgtggtatgccatgcctcgtttccattggttgttccgtccaagccctcccgatgaacacgacgacgcattccgttccgacccagccggttggctccccatgaacaggatgatgacgttgtttctccgttccgacctagccatatACACGAGCTCTGGCGGtacatatgtgcgagtaggcgttcgagaccccgcccgtatgtacgtatgtggccgtattttctttcttgcacactggccgctgtacgtacgtgtacatgctacgtctgcgcctctactacgacacgtgcgtgcctctacatcgaccagtatgtatgtacacgttcgcgaccagaatgacaacgctacgtacgcttcgaccaggtgggtcccgactgtcaggcacttccttgcatgcgaagatgtagctggtgggtcccagcagtcaggggggcgaatcgtttttttgcacGGATGCAgtaccttgcgtgcgaagatgtagctggtgggtcccagcagtcagggggaaacattttttcacgaaatatggttgcccatccggtgggtccctgctgtcaagtggaggaataattattttgcgcgtaataaggagccaattccttgtggctgccgtggacccagctgttagccaatcaatgtacaatactcttctgatggaagttgttccttgacaatgttgaccacgccgcgccgagagcaccgaggcagtggacgacggtgaggcctaggaaggggacgacacggagccggggaagacgtggcagtgggtGCCCActcatagaggagtatgagggttcactggtttggctgcagtgtgaggctgccgtcgc is from Triticum aestivum cultivar Chinese Spring chromosome 1B, IWGSC CS RefSeq v2.1, whole genome shotgun sequence and encodes:
- the LOC123095857 gene encoding G-type lectin S-receptor-like serine/threonine-protein kinase B120; this translates as MDLSRSATCTVAAVAVVCLLLPRPCAPAGDHLAVGELLLPGKSVVSDGGAFALGFFVPDDATPARQYLGIWYNNIPGRPTVVWVANRETPIFANRTSSSSGPAPALALANDTTLVLSDASGGVLWTSGVSSVGSSSSSSSAVLKNDGNLVVRSPNGTALWQSFDHPTDTLIPGMKVRMSHRTLRGDIFVSWKSPGDPAPGSFSYGVDPGTYIQLLLWNGTRPYWRSPVWTGIAVTTNYIGAGTVIYTAVVDTTEEISTAFTVSDGASPTRYVITSSGEFQVFSWNGTASAWATLDSWPGSSGCSRYGYCGAYGYCDNMAAACRCLDGFEPVNAAEWSDGRFDQGCRRKEALPPCGVLDGAGFLPMPSMKVPGKFLLEGGNRSAEECAARCATNCSCVAYAYADLQSSSAKGEVSRCLVWVGDLIDTQMLDGRMAVNGETLYLRVAVAVASRGRNASKNALKIVLPVLASVLMLTCIFCLWFCRFRDKGRRTNSTESQNKLTASNWNEMGQVDHTEDLEFPCIRFADIVAATRNFSETCMIGRGGFGKVYKGTLDRGQVVAIKRLSKNSDQGAEEFKNEAMLISKLQHRNLVRLLGCCTEAAEKLLIYEYLPNKGLDTILFDIAMKSVLDWPTRLGIIKGVARGLLYLHQDSRLTVIHRDLKASNVLLDAEMRPKIADFGMAKIFGDNQVKANTKRVVGTYGYIAPEYLTAGVFSVKSDVYSFGVLLLEIVSGVRISSSDGIMEFPSLIAFAWSLWREGKARDVVDPSMAGSCSADEALVCIHVGLLCVEDEPSRRPLMSSVVSIFENGSVSSMSLPTPIQPAYFTMMEERRDDTVNTRNTMTMTILEGR